The proteins below come from a single Synechococcales cyanobacterium T60_A2020_003 genomic window:
- a CDS encoding 2TM domain-containing protein encodes MADLYRQDEVQQILNIAIARQANAGELSRGQMLEIAQEMGISIAELHDAEIEWLQRQQVDRDRFLFDQHRRLRFRQRVTKYVIVNLFLIMLNLVMVGQVSWALYILVGWGLGIALHGWRTFQSQGDAYERAFATWQRQRQLKQTVGRVLDRFLNPSPSL; translated from the coding sequence ATGGCGGATTTGTATCGTCAAGACGAAGTGCAGCAGATTCTCAACATTGCGATCGCGCGTCAGGCGAACGCTGGAGAGCTAAGTCGGGGTCAGATGCTTGAGATTGCTCAAGAAATGGGGATCTCCATAGCTGAGCTTCATGACGCCGAGATTGAGTGGCTCCAGCGGCAGCAGGTTGATCGCGATCGCTTTCTCTTTGATCAACACCGTCGCCTGCGTTTTCGTCAGCGCGTGACGAAGTATGTCATTGTCAATCTCTTCTTGATCATGCTGAATCTGGTCATGGTTGGGCAGGTATCATGGGCGCTGTATATTCTCGTGGGCTGGGGGTTGGGTATTGCGCTGCACGGATGGCGCACCTTTCAGAGTCAAGGAGATGCCTATGAACGGGCATTTGCAACGTGGCAACGGCAACGGCAGTTAAAGCAAACCGTGGGGCGAGTGCTAGACCGTTTCCTCAACCCTAGTCCCTCGCTGTAG
- a CDS encoding (2Fe-2S) ferredoxin domain-containing protein → MDVRAVNQPSPRRRCVLVCQHRSCDRAGAAVVLEEFRRQVPDGVFVSASQCLGLCGAGPNVHITPDNIWYCQIAPKHVAAIVQSHLIEDQPVEALLHPRMHAYYSYAKLDFIQLIQKGKQQAEFR, encoded by the coding sequence ATTGATGTACGCGCTGTGAATCAACCCTCTCCTCGAAGACGCTGTGTTTTAGTCTGTCAGCATCGTTCGTGCGATCGCGCTGGGGCAGCGGTTGTACTGGAGGAGTTTCGGCGGCAAGTTCCTGACGGAGTATTTGTGAGTGCCAGTCAATGTTTGGGGCTGTGCGGAGCGGGGCCTAATGTACACATTACGCCGGATAACATTTGGTACTGCCAGATCGCCCCTAAGCACGTGGCCGCTATTGTGCAGAGCCATCTGATTGAAGATCAGCCTGTAGAGGCATTGCTTCATCCCAGAATGCATGCCTATTATTCCTATGCTAAGCTCGACTTTATCCAATTGATCCAAAAAGGAAAGCAGCAAGCAGAATTCAGATGA